Proteins encoded within one genomic window of Leptospiraceae bacterium:
- a CDS encoding Crp/Fnr family transcriptional regulator, giving the protein MQLPPLINELKERIPNLEKQWKEIENLFFEVSYPSKTNLLNEGDVSQYLYFVKEGCLRLWFNDKGKDITFQFFFENEIVTSFESFRFGIPSLFTLETIEPVKLLKINKQDLMSIFIKFPDTKDHLIEFLFQRLSRYTHLFLSRIKESPEDRYRALIKMEPRIPNRIPQHYIASYLGISPVSLSRIRKRVWEQKN; this is encoded by the coding sequence ATGCAATTACCACCATTAATTAATGAACTTAAAGAAAGAATTCCTAATTTGGAAAAGCAATGGAAGGAGATCGAGAATTTATTTTTTGAAGTATCCTACCCATCAAAAACTAATTTACTGAACGAAGGCGATGTGTCTCAATACCTTTATTTTGTGAAGGAAGGATGTTTGAGATTATGGTTTAATGATAAAGGAAAAGATATAACTTTCCAGTTTTTCTTTGAAAATGAGATTGTAACTTCCTTTGAAAGTTTCCGCTTTGGTATTCCCAGTCTTTTTACTTTAGAAACAATCGAGCCTGTAAAGTTATTAAAAATTAATAAGCAAGATTTGATGTCGATATTTATTAAATTTCCAGATACAAAAGACCACTTGATTGAGTTTCTGTTTCAGAGGCTATCTAGATATACCCATCTATTTTTATCTCGAATTAAAGAAAGTCCCGAAGATCGTTATCGTGCTTTGATAAAAATGGAACCTCGTATTCCAAATAGGATTCCACAGCATTATATTGCTTCTTATTTGGGAATTTCTCCAGTGTCACTTAGTCGAATTCGAAAACGAGTTTGGGAACAAAAAAATTAA
- a CDS encoding ankyrin repeat domain-containing protein — protein MMKWLISLFSTNKEKQLLPSDLHYACGEEGSIETLAKLLESKPDLEKKDAQRKTPLFWAIENGRLDCFELLLQSGANPNAQDEDGVTCLNIALSSNGLSEFSDALKRFNVDPTIKDKHGKLYLM, from the coding sequence ATGATGAAGTGGCTAATATCATTATTCTCAACTAATAAGGAAAAGCAATTACTTCCGTCCGATCTGCATTATGCGTGTGGAGAAGAAGGAAGCATTGAGACTTTAGCAAAACTCTTAGAATCAAAACCAGACTTAGAAAAAAAAGATGCTCAGAGAAAAACTCCCCTCTTCTGGGCAATTGAAAACGGAAGACTGGACTGCTTCGAACTTCTTTTACAATCCGGAGCAAATCCAAATGCTCAGGATGAAGACGGAGTGACCTGTCTTAATATTGCTCTATCGTCTAACGGTCTCTCTGAATTCTCAGATGCTCTTAAGCGATTCAATGTAGACCCTACTATCAAGGATAAGCATGGTAAGCTTTACTTGATGTAA